One window of the Eucalyptus grandis isolate ANBG69807.140 chromosome 8, ASM1654582v1, whole genome shotgun sequence genome contains the following:
- the LOC104456384 gene encoding zinc finger protein SHOOT GRAVITROPISM 5, with protein MIGNNAIISNPPSVPPPSDPFPDCLENNGNTTNKRKRRPAGTPDPDAEVVSLSPKTLLESDRYVCEICNQGFQRDQNLQMHRRRHKVPWKLLKRETPAVRKRVFVCPEPSCLHHDPGHALGDLVGIKKHFRRKHSNHKQWVCERCSKGYAVQSDYKAHLKTCGTRGHSCDCGRVFSRVESFIEHQDSCNMGRLGSDSHHNNLQPPCLSRTASSPSPSSDTNLNTPSWPTTRALALPKPAKDATIFSNPIVNKPSPKKDHHDDLHNLELQLSTSSNPTETISTNLPKRDEKYPPHLQLSISSLCTDCACERNSDCSRDQSTNQLRMAMAEKAYADEARQVAKRQIEQAERELANAKRMRQQAQAELQKAHALKEHARKKMSSAILQITCQVCKQKLQARELLRLAPGHESSLALSYMSSAITEGEVDNDINRVC; from the exons ATGATAGGAAACAACGCCATCATTTCTAATCCCCCATCAGTCCCTCCTCCATCGGATCCATTCCCTGATTGCTTAGAGAATAATGGCAACACCaccaacaagagaaaaagaagacctGCGGGTACTCCAG ATCCAGATGCAGAGGTGGTTTCGCTGTCGCCGAAAACCCTACTGGAGTCGGACCGGTATGTGTGTGAGATCTGCAACCAGGGCTTCCAGAGGGACCAGAACCTGCAGATGCACCGGCGGCGGCACAAGGTGCCATGGAAGCTCCTCAAGCGGGAGACGCCGGCGGTGCGGAAGCGGGTCTTCGTTTGCCCGGAGCCAAGCTGCCTCCACCACGACCCAGGCCATGCCCTCGGCGACCTCGTCGGCATCAAGAAGCACTTCCGCCGGAAGCACAGCAACCACAAGCAGTGGGTGTGTGAAAGGTGCTCGAAGGGTTATGCAGTTCAATCGGATTACAAGGCACATCTCAAGACTTGTGGAACTAGAGGGCACTCGTGTGACTGTGGCAGGGTTTTCTCAAG GGTCGAGAGCTTCATTGAGCATCAGGACTCTTGCAACATGGGTCGTTTAGGATCAGACTCGCACCATAATAACCTGCAGCCTCCATGCCTGTCTAGGACAGCCTCAAGCCCGAGCCCTTCAAGTGATACCAATCTCAACACACCTTCTTGGCCAACAACAAGGGCTTTAGCATTGCCCAAGCCAGCCAAAGATGCAACCATCTTCTCGAACCCTATTGTCAACAAACCATCCCCCAAGAAAGATCATCATGATGACTTGCACAACCTCGAGCTACAGCTCTCGACTTCGTCGAACCCCACTGAAACAATTTCCACCAATCTTCCAAAGAGAGATGAGAAATACCCACCCCATCTGCAGCTCTCGATAAGCTCCTTATGCACCGATTGTGCGTGTGAAAGAAACAGTGACTGCAGTCGCGATCAATCGACCAATCAGTTGAGGATGGCCATGGCCGAGAAGGCGTACGCGGATGAGGCAAGGCAGGTGGCGAAGCGGCAGATCGAGCAGGCTGAGAGGGAGTTGGCCAACGCGAAGCGGATGAGGCAGCAGGCACAGGCCGAGCTACAGAAAGCGCATGCACTGAAGGAACAtgcgaggaagaagatgagctcTGCGATTCTGCAGATCACATGCCAAGTCTGCAAGCAAAAGCTCCAAGCAAGGGAGTTGCTGAGGCTAGCTCCAGGTCACGAGAGCTCTTTGGCATTGAGTTACATGTCATCTGCAATCACGGAGGGAGAAGTGGATAATGATATCAATAGAGTATGCtag
- the LOC104456383 gene encoding protein BASIC PENTACYSTEINE2 codes for MDGDNSLNMRNWGYYEPTATMRGLGLNLMSSVPEKPLFDSRSAAVMAASNGSAYHHRDLGASQAVYPMDYMRDAWMSPREKFFNPMSGNHNYSMIPETSTAHHMQMVQPPDLSKDERATQVEQVGIGNEIIENGPSKKRPGPKGPKSPKPKKAKRGPRAPKAETAPSVPRARTIKKTTELMINGINMDISCIPIPVCSCTGTPQQCYRWGSGGWQSACCTTGLSMYPLPMSTKRRGARIAGRKMSIGAFKKVLEKLAAEGYNFTNPIDLRTHWAKHGTNKFVTIR; via the coding sequence ATGGATGGAGATAACAGTTTGAATATGAGAAACTGGGGTTATTATGAGCCCACGGCGACCATGAGAGGCCTTGGGCTTAACCTAATGTCGTCCGTGCCGGAGAAGCCACTCTTCGACAGTCGGAGTGCTGCTGTGATGGCGGCTTCCAACGGAAGCGCATATCATCATAGGGATCTTGGCGCATCGCAGGCAGTGTACCCAATGGATTACATGAGGGATGCTTGGATGAGCCCCAGGGAGAAGTTCTTCAATCCCATGTCGGGGAACCACAACTATTCCATGATACCGGAGACATCCACAGCTCATCATATGCAGATGGTGCAACCGCCTGACTTATCGAAGGACGAAAGGGCGACTCAAGTAGAACAGGTAGGTATAGGTAATGAGATTATTGAGAACGGTCCTTCCAAGAAAAGGCCAGGTCCTAAGGGACCAAAGTCTCCGAAACCCAAGAAAGCTAAGAGAGGTCCGCGGGCTCCCAAGGCTGAGACTGCTCCTTCTGTTCCGCGAGCACGAACCATCAAGAAAACTACGGAATTAATGATAAATGGGATCAACATGGATATTTCGTGTATCCCTATTCCAGTTTGCTCGTGTACAGGGACACCTCAGCAGTGTTACCGCTGGGGCTCTGGTGGGTGGCAATCTGCTTGTTGCACTACCGGCTTGTCGATGTATCCCTTGCCCATGAGCACCAAAAGGCGCGGAGCAAGGATAGCAGGCAGGAAGATGAGTATAGGAGCATTTAAGAAGGTGTTGGAGAAACTTGCAGCCGAGGGTTATAACTTCACTAACCCCATTGACTTGAGGACTCACTGGGCAAAACATGGTACTAACAAGTTTGTCACCATCAGGTAG